CGCTCTTGACTCCAGACTCATCGTTTCCATCCCTCCAGCAACAGGGTGTCATCCTTATGAGTCAACGAAACAATCCGCCCCCCTCTGCGGCCCGTGCTTCGGTGTCTTTTTTTATGAGTCAATTCGCACGGCGGCAAGCGGATGATAGTGCGCCGCTGTCATCGTTTGATCGTCAAGCGACATTCGTACATCAGCCTCCGGGTGAAAATAATCCGGCATAAACAGACCGTCCTCGTCATCATCACCGATCTCCAGCCATTCGCCGGCATACAGCGGATGCCCTGTTGTTAACAGGAAAACTCCGCCGGATTTCAGCAGCGCCGCAGCATCCGCAATCACCTTCACCGGATTCGCCGCAAACGGCAGCGCGTACGTTGAATGGATAAAATCGAAGACCGGTTTATTGCCCAGGTTCTCGCTCAGTAAGTCCATCGACATGCACCGGAAATCGACATTCACATTTTCAGCGCCGGCAATTTTTCTGCCGGCAGCAAGCTGTTTTTGCGAAATATCAATTGCTACACACTCTGCATTGCACTTTGTTAAAAAAATTGAATTCTGCCCGGCACCGCAGCCAATCTCCAGACACCTTCGGTTTTCGACCGGCGGCAGAAGATTCAAAACTGAATCGCCGCAAATCAGCGGACCGTAATGGAAGTCGTTCGTTGAAATTCGCGTTTCGCGCTGATAAATCTCCGCCAGATCATTCCAGTAGCGTGCGCTGCTTTTATCCGTATTGTGCTTAAAATTCATATTCATCCCGTGCAAACACCAGCCCGCCCCATTCGCTGTCGCAGTCGCGCACTTTTTCATGTCCGCCGAGCTGCACAAATGTATCGGCCACGCTGTCGAGCTCCACTTCGCGTATCCCGGTGAGCATAAGATATTTTCCGGCAATACGCAAAAGAGTCGGCGCATGATCAATCAGCAGCGATGCATAGAGGTTGGCACAGACAATATCAAATTTTTCGTCCGGCCAGCCATCAGTCATATCGTGCTGCCGGAATTCAGTGTGTTCCGTTACGCCGTTTTCTTTTGCGTTGATTTTTGACTGCTCAATGCAAACCGGATCGAAATCTGTGCCGACTGCTTTTTTAACGCCCAGTTTCGCCGCTGCGATTGCCAGGATTCCGGTGCCGGTACCAATATCCAGCATCGTCTTCGCACCGCTCGCCGGCACAAAACGATCAAGCTGCTCCAGGCAAAAACGCGTTGTAAAATGGTTTCCGGTACCGAAACTCAGTCCCGGATTGATTACCAGTTCAATGCGATCGCTTTCGCCGGCGAGCCACGGCGGGCACACCCGTAAATACTGTCCAATATCCATCGGCTGAAAATGTTTTTTCCAGCTTTCCGTCCACTCCTCGGCGGCATATTCACGGATTGAACTGGCCTTCACCGGAAAGTCCGGTAACACACGCAGCGCCAGTTCTGCTTCAACCGTATTGTTCAGATAAATTTCGAGCGCAACATCCATACTGCCCGGCTTCTTTAATTCAACCACCGTCCTGCCGAGATGCTCTATCACCCAGTCGCTGATCTGTTCCGCAGACGTCTGCGCAACGACCAGCGTGAGAATTGCCCCGCCGTTTTGATTTTCTTTTTGCATAAATAAACCACTCAGTAACACTAATCGGCACTAATAGAGAGGATTCGTGAGAATTAGTGAAGATTCAT
This genomic window from Kiritimatiellales bacterium contains:
- a CDS encoding class I SAM-dependent methyltransferase, with translation MNFKHNTDKSSARYWNDLAEIYQRETRISTNDFHYGPLICGDSVLNLLPPVENRRCLEIGCGAGQNSIFLTKCNAECVAIDISQKQLAAGRKIAGAENVNVDFRCMSMDLLSENLGNKPVFDFIHSTYALPFAANPVKVIADAAALLKSGGVFLLTTGHPLYAGEWLEIGDDDEDGLFMPDYFHPEADVRMSLDDQTMTAAHYHPLAAVRIDS
- a CDS encoding 50S ribosomal protein L11 methyltransferase is translated as MQKENQNGGAILTLVVAQTSAEQISDWVIEHLGRTVVELKKPGSMDVALEIYLNNTVEAELALRVLPDFPVKASSIREYAAEEWTESWKKHFQPMDIGQYLRVCPPWLAGESDRIELVINPGLSFGTGNHFTTRFCLEQLDRFVPASGAKTMLDIGTGTGILAIAAAKLGVKKAVGTDFDPVCIEQSKINAKENGVTEHTEFRQHDMTDGWPDEKFDIVCANLYASLLIDHAPTLLRIAGKYLMLTGIREVELDSVADTFVQLGGHEKVRDCDSEWGGLVFARDEYEF